The following coding sequences lie in one Silene latifolia isolate original U9 population chromosome 5, ASM4854445v1, whole genome shotgun sequence genomic window:
- the LOC141656924 gene encoding uncharacterized protein LOC141656924, protein MPELPEHLELKRTRVTCNADAPIDTESIMYSGAYASLGVDNSGLDSFFKDFKIVVNRLTEDDIEFDMIGIDAALANAFRRILISEVPTMAIEKVLIANNTSVVQDEVLAHRLGLIPLKVDPRLFSYKSEKDEPNEKNTIVFGLHARCKRGGQRLTVKSEELKWQPNGSMFPLELEKAASSSTSKPQTYTNFKSSQDLQPEFSSDPICPKYPDITIARLASRQEIELEAHAVKGIGKEHAKWSPVATAWYRMLPEVVLLQDVCDERAEQLIKKCPANVFDIEDTPAGRKATAARPRACTLCRECIQEEGWAEYVALRRKKDHFIFTIESTGALPPDVLFTEAVKILEEKCVRIISELS, encoded by the exons ATGCCGGAATTACCAGAACACTTGGAGCTCAAGCGTACTCGTGTTACCTGCAATGCCGACGCTCCAATTGAT ACGGAATCGATTATGTATTCGGGAGCTTACGCTTCGCTAGGGGTAGATAATTCAGGCTTGGATAGTTTCTTCAAGGATTTCAAAATAGTCGTTAATCGTCTTACTGAGGATGATATTGAATTTGATATGATTGGTATTGATGCTGCTTTGGCCAATGCTTTTCGCCGTATTCTTATTTCTGAG GTCCCTACAATGGCAATTGAGAAGGTTCTTATAGCAAATAACACATCGGTGGTTCAAGATGAAGTTCTTGCGCACAGGTTGGGCCTCATTCCCTTGAAGGTCGATCCTAGACTGTTCTCTTACAAGTCA GAAAAGGATGAGCCAAATGAGAAAAATACAATTGTCTTCGGCCTTCATGCTCGTTGTAAACGTGGTGGACAACGTCTTACAG TGAAATCAGAAGAACTAAAGTGGCAACCAAATGGTAGTATGTTTCCATTGGAGTTAGAAAAAGCGGCGTCAAGTTCAACTTCAAAACCCCAGACTTACACAAATTTTAAATCTAGTCAGGACTTGCAGCCTGAGTTCTCTAGCGATCCAATATGTCCCAAGTATCCTGATATCACTATTGCTAGGCTTGCCTCTCGCCAG GAAATCGAACTTGAAGCTCATGCTGTTAAAGGCATTGGCAAAGAACATGCAAAATGGTCCCCAGTAGCCACTGCTTGGTACCGGATGCTTCCCGAG GTAGTTCTTTTGCAAGACGTTTGTGATGAGAGAGCAGAACAGCTTATTAAGAAATGTCCAGCTAATGTATTTGATATAGAGGATACTCCAGCAg GTAGAAAAGCAACAGCCGCAAGACCAAGAGCTTGCACACTTTGCAGGGAATGTATTCAAGAGGAAGGATGGGCCGAATATGTTGCTTTACGTCGCAAGAAAGATCATTTCATCT TTACTATTGAATCTACCGGAGCTTTACCTCCCGATGTTCTCTTTACTGAAGCCGTGAAGATCTTGGAAGAAAAGTGTGTGCGTATTATCAGCGAACTATCATGA